TCACTTGAAATCAATCAAATCACATCAACATCAAGACTTACGGTGCCGGAAAATTTCCCGTTCCGAGCTCTCGTGAAAGGGTTCTCCAATTCGGTTATCTATGAGTCAAACGGTGAAGTTGTCGAAGATTTCTCTGATGCTAACGCGGAAAACATCGTTGAGCTTAACGGCATCAAGAGCGAACTTTTGATCTGCCGCGGGAAAGCGGTGAACTGATAGTTATTGTCGTCCTTACTAATAAAGATTTGTTTTTGAAAAAAGGCATCTCGGAAACTTGCTGGAAGAATCATAGCTTCCGGCTCTATGATAATGGAAATGAAATTTTTCTATTTTCATTGCGCGCAAGAATTTATTACTGGGTAAAGGGATACTCTTTGATAAATAAAGGGGTTTTAGACATTGTTCGATTTTTCTTCCGGCCGCTCTGTGCCGGAGAAGACAATGTCTGGAGCCCCTTTAAAATATCCATCAGAATGAAAATTAAAGTTACGTTATTTATTCATAATATATTTTATAGTATAATCTAGCTATACAATTTTATATTTTGGCAGGTATGAAAAATTCAAATTGCAAAAATCAATTAATGGCCGTTGCAGAAGCATTTATCCTTATGCTCATACTTCAGGGAATTTTATGGCTTATTTCACCCTATTTCCCGGCTACACTATTTAACAAAAAAATGATTACTATGCCGATAATGATTGTCTTGACAATCATTATAATTTGTTATGCAAAAATAAGAAAGCAAACATTGTCCGTTTTTCCTAAAAAGTTTTCTAAAGGGTATATAATTGCAACTTGCGTTGTAATCGGCCTTTATATTGCAACTCCGTCCAACTATACAGAAGGATTCACTTCGGTCATGACAATCATTTATGGAAGTATTGTAACACCAGTATTCGAGGAATTACTTATTAGAGGTTATATATGGAACAGGTTTAGCAAGGTAATGACGAATGAATTACATATCTATATTTGGAACGTTGCTCTGTTTACAATATGGCATCTTCTGTATATTATACCGAATTTCATATCTGGAAATTGGGATGTGGCAATATTTTTGAAACTTGTCGCAGGGTTAGGCTACGGAATAGTACTTGGGTTTATCAGATTGAAAACTAAGAACTGTTGGTCAACTATTTTAGCGCACGGAACCTTGAACCTTTTTATGATTTAATATTACAATCACAAAAAGCTCAATATCCAAAGTTTTACTGCATTTTTGTTCCATACTAAATATTTTTAAAAGCTTATTTCAAAGCGGAGGCTACCTATGAGTGAGATTAAAATAAGGAATGCCCATATTAATGATGCGGAAAGGCTTTTAGAAATCTATTCTTATTATGTAATAAATACTGCTATCACATTTGAATATGACGTTCCAACGCTTAGCGAATTTCAAAATCGAATGCGGCGCATAATGGAGAAATATCCTTATATAGTTGTCGAAAAAGATGGAATCATACAAGGCTATTCATATGCAGGTGCATTTGTAGGCAGGGCCGCTTATGACTGGTCATGCGAAACAACAATCTATCTCGACCGCAATGCACGAAAATTAGGTCTTGGAAGAAAGCTATATGAAGCTCTTGAAACAGAATTAAAAAAGATGGGCATTCTTAATCTTTATGCTTGTATTGCATATCCGGAAACTGAGGACAAATACCTTAATAGAAACAGTGCGCAATTTCATGAACACCTTGGCTTTGTAAAAGTTGGCGAGTTCCACAAATGCGGATATAAATTTGGACGCTGGTACGATATGATCTGGATGGAGAAAATTATTGGTGAACATAAAGCCCACCAGCCTAAAATCAGATATTATCCTGAATTACGCAATCAGTTATGAACTTAAATACTTCGCTGATTTTATAGCTGCCGGGTGATAGTTTCAATCTCGCATATAACCTTTGTTGGACTAAAAAAAGCTATCGTAGATTATACATAACGATAGTTTCAGAAAGGAATGTAAACCATGAGTAAATATGACCCGTTATGGAATTGGATTAAAGAAAACGGAACAGACAACTTCAAGCTGACTTTTGCCGAAATAGAACAAATCGCAGGTATCCCGATAGACCATTCTTTCCTGAATTACAAGAAGGAACTGCTTAAGTATGGCTATAAGGTCGGGAAAATTTCTTTGAAAGAACAGACAGTTGCTTTTGAAAAATTATAAAATTAGTGCAGAAAGCCCCATGTAGTGCGAATGGTACCATAGGTAAGATTAAGAACTATTTTAGATAATAAGTTAAAGAAGATTGATAAAAATTTAGGGGACTAATAGAATGACCAAGAAAAACGACTATATAGCTATCGTAACAATAATATTACTGATGGTTACTTCAATTGCTGGAATACTTTCATTGAATTTTAACTCAGGTTATGATTTTATTAATCAATATGGACAAACAGTGAAAATATATGGTTATGGGATATATGCTCATGACACTTATTTTCAAGCGCCAATATCAATTGGAACAGATATATTATTTTCCTTTTCGTAATTCCTCTGTTTATAGCAACATACGTCAAATACATTAATAAAAGGGATACAATATCAGAATTAAAGTTGATATCTGTTTATGCAGTTGCATTTTATTATGCAGCTAGTATCGCATTTGGATTAACATATAATAAACTATTTCTCATCTATGTGGCTTTATTTTCTTGTTCATTATTTGGAATGTTTACTCATATAAAAAACTTATCTTTACAACAATCCATACATGGCTCAAAAGGTATGTATATTTTTTAGGCCTATCTGGAGTTGCATTAATTGTAGCGTGGTTACCTGGCGTGATATCTTCATTGGTAAATGGAACTACCCTATCTCTTATTGGCGTATATACAACAAATATTACATATGTTTTGGACATGGGAATTGTTAGTGTACTATGTTTTGTTACAATGTATATGCTAAGAAAAGGAGAACCACTTGGAACACTAATACTCGCATGTATTTTAAAACTATGTATATGTGTAGGAATTATGATTATACCGCAAACCATTTGTCAGATTGCCTCAGGTACAGAGATACCACTACCGGCACTTATTACAAAAGGCCTTTCTTTTGTAATATTAGGTGGTTTTGCATTTTATTTTAACCATAAAATGTATAGAGAATTAGAACCTAAAATGGTTGGTATTGAAAATATTATCAAAGATTAATTTTGCGGAAAAACATGAAGTATAAAAATATAACTTACGCCAAATTTTTAGAACGAAAGAATCGCTTTGTTGCGCATGTAGGCCTTGGCGGCAAGGTCGAAACTGTGCATGTAAAGAACACTGGGCGCTGCAAAGAACTGCTTTTGCCTGGCAGCCAAGTTGTAATTGTGAAGACAGACAATCCAGCAAGAAAAACGCAGTATGATCTTATAGCCATATATAAGGATGGGCTCGGCTGGGTTAATATTGATAGCCAGGCGCCAAATCAGGTAGTAAAGGAATGGCTGAATAAGTCACCGGCACTTTTTAAAAATATCACATTGCTCAAACAAGAATATACTTATGGGAAATCGCGCATAGATTTCTATTTGGAATGTGGCTCACGAAAGATTTTAATTGAGGTCAAAGGCTGCACACTGGAGATTGACGGCGTTGGATATTTCCCGGACGCGCCAACCGAGCGAGGGGTAAAGCATCTATACGAGCTTGCTGACGCGGTCAGTAAAGGATATGAATGCTATATCGCATTCGTCATCACTATGCCACGTGTTAGGAAAGTGCTGCCTAATGTAAAAACGCACCCGGAGTTTGGCAAAGCTTTAGAAGCAGCAATGAAAGCAGGCGTGCAGGTGCTTTATCTTCCCTGCAATGTTTCGCCAGATGAGCTGAGTATTGCGAAAATGGTGATAAGCAGTTAATATGTTTTACACAAGTCGGCTGTGAGACAGATGTTGTGGTGAGACCGTGGATTTCAGGGGGGGCAAAATGAGGATAGAACATATCGCAATGTATGTAAATGATCTGGAGAGAGCGAAGGATTTCTTTGTAAGGTATCTTGGCGGTTCTGAAAATAACGGTTACCACAACAAGGCCACGGATTTTCACTCGTACTTCATCAGCTTTGATGATGGAGCAAGATTGGAGATTATGAAAAAGACGGGGATGGCAGACGATCCAAAGCATTTGAATCGCACAGGCTATGCTCATATTGCTTTTTCGGTAGGAAGCAAGGAAGCAGTTGATGAATTAACCGAAAGGCTCAGAAAAGCTGGATTCGAGGTCATAAGTGGCCCGCGCACAACGGGCGACGGGTACTATGAAAGCTGTTTCGTCGCAATAGAGGGAAATCAGATAGAGATTACCATATAAACTAACTCAGATGAGTAAAAGCACGATTATCTATTTCAGCAGGACTTATGAAAACTACACTGTTGGCCATATCGATACTGAGTTTCTCGGAAATGCTGATAAGCCGTTAATATGTTTCCCAACAAGTGATATTGATTTGGACCTTTTGAAAGTATAGAATAACGGCATTTCGGGTTGGAGTTAGAAATTTATCAGACTTAAGCCATCTACGTCGGCCAAATGTATACAATATTGATTTTGTTCCGCAGCGTACTATCATGGAGGTAGAAGTATTGAACAGATATCAGATAATAGCATTAATTATAATGGCGATTTTTTACAGCATATATCTGACTAAAATGCTGTTTCAAAAGAAAAAAGGAATCGAGACCGACCAGATGGCAAAAGGAAAATCTGACCGGAAACGATTCATAATTGAACTTATAATGAAAATTGCAACAATTTGTGTTGTAATTGCCGAGTTGCTTAGTATTTTATATGGCCATTCTATGCTTAAGTACAACGGGAAAGTCATTGGTATCGTTTTGGGGATAATCGGTGTTATTATTTTCTTCTTAGCGGTCATAACCATGGGTGACTCATGGCGTGCAGGAATCGCTGAAAACGAGCAAACTTCATTCGTTCAGAACGGAATCTACAAAATAAGCCGCAATCCTGCTTTTCTCGGATTTGATCTTGTTTATATCGGAATCCTTTTGATGTTCTTCAATTGGTTTCTTTTACTTTTTACATTATGGGCAATTATAATGCTCCACCTTCAAATCCTGGAGGAAGAAAAATATCTGCCGACAGTATTCGGCGATGAATATCGCGCCTACAAACAGAAAGTGTGCAGGTACTTTGGAAGAAAGACATGGAAGTTCTTTGTCCCATGTGGAATATTGATAATCGGTGCCTGCGCATGGTATTTGTTTATGTATCAGTGAAGATGTCAAACTTCCAAACCTGAGTTTTGAAGAAATGCTGCAAAACATCTTACAAAGTAAACTTTTAAAATATACCTTTGTTTCTTCCATTTGTTCCATCACTCCTTTCACAAATATTATAAATATACCGTAAACTTTAAACTTGATATTTTGCTGTTTTTATCTTCTTTATTTTATTAACATCGGAGCTATTATCTATATTTTACAGTAAAAACATATAATAAAAGTATGTCAGCGGCAAGGACGTGTTCCCTGTCGCTTTTTATGTGTAAATAATTATCTACTCTACCATTGAAATACATCATTTTTAATGGTACAATTTGTATTGTATGCAATGTAATTTGCATATCCCACTAACCTTTTTATAAAGAAGGTCTACCAACCATGGAAAGCATAATATCCTCTAAACAGACAGGTAGAAAATCTGGAATTGAACTATTGAGAATATTCTCAATGTTAATGATTGTAGGACACCACTATTCTGTTCATGGAGGTTTTTTCCTTTTCAACAAACAATATAACCATTCAAAAGCTATGGGTTCAATGGCTCTCGCTTGGCGGGAAGATTGGCGTCAATTTATTCATGCTAATTTCAGGATACTTCCTAATAAATTCATCAAACATTAAATTAGAAAAGATACTAAAGTTTTGGGGACAGGTATTCTTTTATTCGGTTGCCATTACACTCTTTTTCTATTTGACTAAGATTGATGGCGTCAACAGTATGAAAACTGTTATTAAAAGTTTGTTTCCTTTGTCATCATCAGCATGGTGGTATGCTACTTGCTATTTTGTAATCTATTTATTTTCTCCTTATATAAATCAACTATTAAAAGGTCTTGGAAAACGCAAACATTTGTGTTTAATCCTATTAATGACTATTCTATTCTGCGTCTCCAATGAATTGATTTTTGTCGGTGGATCGTTCGCTATGAACAATACATCCTGGTTGCTATATCTTTATATTCTTGCTGGATATATTAGATTGTATAAAGACGAAATTAAAACAAAGCACTGTATTCTTTGGGGAACATTAAGCTATATTCTGACATTCCTTACTGCAGTTAGTCTTGATTTATTAGGTATCAGAGTGACACGGTTAGGAAAAGTAGCAACATTTTATTTTGGTATGAATACTCTGCCTGTTCTTATTACTTCAGTTTTGTTATTTATTGGTTTCAAGAATCTTGATATTAAGAGCAGTAAAATTATAAATACAATAGCAGCGTCTACTTTTGGAATATATTTACTTCACGATAGTGTACTTTTTAGGCATTACCTTTGGATTACATTATTTAAGAATAAATCTTATATTAATTCGGTAAATTTATTCGGACACTCTGTAATCTGCATTCTCCTTGTATTCTTTGGCTGTTCAGTTGTAGAACTATTCAGAATACATACGATCGAAAAACTGTGGATGCGATATGTAAACAGGATATGTCCTAAAATCAGTCAAACTATTTCAAAAGGTATTTCTGCTGTTGAAGCACATTTTTAACTTTGTTGTAAATGCAGGTTTACTTCCATACATAGGAAAACCGATTTATCGAGGTAAATAATTATGTTATGGCAGTATTGGCCGTGTTTTCTGCCCTTTTTGCAGGTTTGACATCCTTTATTGCCAAGTACAGTATTCGATAAACCGACTCGGATGTAGCTACGGCACTGCGAACGAAAATTTTTCTAATATTTTCGTGGATTATGGTGTTTGTAGTCGGCTCTGCCGGTTCCATCGCTCATATCGTAAATCCGTCATATTTTGACCCTATCTGGTCTGGCACCAGGCGGATCCTCGATTTGTTATCTCTAAACACTTCTATGGTTGACGTCAACAAGGCCCGATCGACAAATCTAATACAGTGTTAACAGTGCTTCTTGCAATTCTTATTTTTAACTAAACCAATCATCTAACCGTCAAACTAGAATATCATGCGTATGCAGCACCTGTTGCAGAAAGGAAAATAAATGAAACTGCCTTGCCTTTTTGTTTATATTCTGTACCCTTTTAGCAACGGTTTACTTTTAATCCTTAAAACCTATGGCTTCTATAATAACACTCAAATTTATCATTTTTTGTGGGAAATCTGAGATTTTGTCAATTCAGTATTTCTGGTGTCAATAAGTTGAATTAATTGTAGGCAGATGTTATAATTTTAACTATACAATCCATCAAAAATTTTATTTTTGCAGGTTCATTCAAGCAAGTATCCAAAAAGAGAAAAACGAAATCTTGTTTAAAAGACAGTTAATCAAGAAAATGGGCAAAAGCGCTGTGAAGAGAGATAGTTAATAACTATATGGGACTAACTTGGTACTTTTAAAAATGCTAAAAGATATCCGATATTTCGTAGTTTACCCTTATCCTCGAAGAGCAATTGTCACTCCCCCCCGCTCCCCTTCCCTATGTGTGAAAAACAGTTTAAAATACCCATAGTGTTTGGATATCTTAAATTTATAATAGGAGCTTATAAATGGACATTAATTCATTTATATTTAAAACAAAAACTAAAACATCATTGATTCAGCTATTAATATGTGTATTAGGTACATTCTTGATTGATTTTGGAATAGCGTTATTCAACCAATATATCCTCAAGTCAATTTCTATCCCATTGCGCATAGTAGCTATGTTTGTCAACCAATGGCTGCTTATTGTCCCGTCAGCAATTTTAATGATTTCAAATAAGGAAAAACTAAGTGATCTTGGCTTCACAAAAGAAAAGATCCCGCGGCAAATAGGAATCGGTATATTACTTGCTATTGCCATGTCATTAGTTTTTACCGTTCTCCCCATTCTTCTGGGTTTTAAAAATTATATTAGTAACGTAAGATATACGGAAGTTTGGAAATTTATCTTTGAGTTTTTCAACACGATATTTGCTGTTGCTCTCGCAGAAGAACTGATATTTCGCGGCTACATATTTAATAAACTACTCGAAATCAAGAACAATAAATGGTTTGCTATCATCATCTCCTCTTTACTGTTCGGGCTGTTCCATATGTTCCAAGGAAATTTACTTCAGATTTTATTGACAGCATTGCTTGGAATAATCTTCTGTATATTCAGAGAGAAAATCAAAGGCTGTACCATACTTTCGCTAATTTTCACTCATGGTATATATGATTTCTTAATTGCACTATGGGTTTCTATACTATGAGGCGGATAACACCGATTTCATATCGAGAAAAAATAAAGTATAGAGTAGAAATTTATATGAGTACAGTGAAAAGAATTAAGTGCGGTAATGTAAATTGTTATATAAAAAGGTTCTCGACTTGTGTTCTTCCGGTCAGGAAACCTTGTTTTTGCTCATTTAATTGCGTTATTCGTAAAGCGAGAATTGGAAAATATATTGTATTTCACTTCAAGGCAGAGTAAAATAATATCGAAGTTCCTGTTTAAAACAGGATCTGCCGTGTGTGAAGGAAAGGTCGTCATACATTATCAATAATACAAAAAAGAAGATTGAGCCTTTTGGCAGTGGTTATTGTGAAATAGAACTTGCTTTTACTATCGAATACTACTTTTAGACACTTCCCTATTTGTGTTCAATACATTTTGTTACTAAATAGGAGGGACATAACATGCAGGAAGTCTATGAATTCTTGAAGAAATGCGGAACATATTATTTAGCTACAGTAGAGGGAGACCAGCCACGAGTCCGGCCATTCGGTACAGTGGAT
This DNA window, taken from [Clostridium] cellulosi, encodes the following:
- a CDS encoding putative membrane protein (Hypothetical protein), which gives rise to MFIIWNVYSYKKLIFTTIHTWLKRYVYFLGLSGVALIVAWLPGVISSLVNGTTLSLIGVYTTNITYVLDMGIVSVLCFVTMYMLRKGEPLGTLILACILKLCICVGIMIIPQTICQIASGTEIPLPALITKGLSFVILGGFAFYFNHKMYRELEPKMVGIENIIKD
- a CDS encoding putative membrane protein (Hypothetical protein), which translates into the protein MAVAEAFILMLILQGILWLISPYFPATLFNKKMITMPIMIVLTIIIICYAKIRKQTLSVFPKKFSKGYIIATCVVIGLYIATPSNYTEGFTSVMTIIYGSIVTPVFEELLIRGYIWNRFSKVMTNELHIYIWNVALFTIWHLLYIIPNFISGNWDVAIFLKLVAGLGYGIVLGFIRLKTKNCWSTILAHGTLNLFMI
- a CDS encoding Lactoylglutathione lyase (High confidence in function and specificity), whose amino-acid sequence is MRIEHIAMYVNDLERAKDFFVRYLGGSENNGYHNKATDFHSYFISFDDGARLEIMKKTGMADDPKHLNRTGYAHIAFSVGSKEAVDELTERLRKAGFEVISGPRTTGDGYYESCFVAIEGNQIEITI
- the sfsA gene encoding Sugar fermentation stimulation protein homolog (High confidence in function and specificity), whose amino-acid sequence is MKYKNITYAKFLERKNRFVAHVGLGGKVETVHVKNTGRCKELLLPGSQVVIVKTDNPARKTQYDLIAIYKDGLGWVNIDSQAPNQVVKEWLNKSPALFKNITLLKQEYTYGKSRIDFYLECGSRKILIEVKGCTLEIDGVGYFPDAPTERGVKHLYELADAVSKGYECYIAFVITMPRVRKVLPNVKTHPEFGKALEAAMKAGVQVLYLPCNVSPDELSIAKMVISS
- a CDS encoding hypothetical protein (High confidence in function and specificity); this encodes MSEIKIRNAHINDAERLLEIYSYYVINTAITFEYDVPTLSEFQNRMRRIMEKYPYIVVEKDGIIQGYSYAGAFVGRAAYDWSCETTIYLDRNARKLGLGRKLYEALETELKKMGILNLYACIAYPETEDKYLNRNSAQFHEHLGFVKVGEFHKCGYKFGRWYDMIWMEKIIGEHKAHQPKIRYYPELRNQL
- a CDS encoding abortive infection protein (High confidence in function and specificity), translated to MDINSFIFKTKTKTSLIQLLICVLGTFLIDFGIALFNQYILKSISIPLRIVAMFVNQWLLIVPSAILMISNKEKLSDLGFTKEKIPRQIGIGILLAIAMSLVFTVLPILLGFKNYISNVRYTEVWKFIFEFFNTIFAVALAEELIFRGYIFNKLLEIKNNKWFAIIISSLLFGLFHMFQGNLLQILLTALLGIIFCIFREKIKGCTILSLIFTHGIYDFLIALWVSIL
- a CDS encoding putative membrane protein (Hypothetical protein) gives rise to the protein MTKKNDYIAIVTIILLMVTSIAGILSLNFNSGYDFINQYGQTVKIYGYGIYAHDTYFQAPISIGTDILFSFS
- a CDS encoding hypothetical protein (High confidence in function and specificity), yielding MEVFSFSTNNITIQKLWVQWLSLGGKIGVNLFMLISGYFLINSSNIKLEKILKFWGQVFFYSVAITLFFYLTKIDGVNSMKTVIKSLFPLSSSAWWYATCYFVIYLFSPYINQLLKGLGKRKHLCLILLMTILFCVSNELIFVGGSFAMNNTSWLLYLYILAGYIRLYKDEIKTKHCILWGTLSYILTFLTAVSLDLLGIRVTRLGKVATFYFGMNTLPVLITSVLLFIGFKNLDIKSSKIINTIAASTFGIYLLHDSVLFRHYLWITLFKNKSYINSVNLFGHSVICILLVFFGCSVVELFRIHTIEKLWMRYVNRICPKISQTISKGISAVEAHF
- a CDS encoding hypothetical protein (High confidence in function and specificity), producing MNRYQIIALIIMAIFYSIYLTKMLFQKKKGIETDQMAKGKSDRKRFIIELIMKIATICVVIAELLSILYGHSMLKYNGKVIGIVLGIIGVIIFFLAVITMGDSWRAGIAENEQTSFVQNGIYKISRNPAFLGFDLVYIGILLMFFNWFLLLFTLWAIIMLHLQILEEEKYLPTVFGDEYRAYKQKVCRYFGRKTWKFFVPCGILIIGACAWYLFMYQ